The DNA region CACGGGAAGTGTACAAAGCACATTTCCCTGCATGTTCTGGCTAGCATGTTAATCACACTTCATATCTTTGAAATTTCTGTACATTTTATTGTTGAATTTGGTGGCATCCATCTCCTCATAATTATGTCATTGTCcaagtgaaaaataaatgtgcatTGAATTGAAGGATATTATAGGGGTAAAGTTACCACAATCAGGGAGTTGTCCAAACTGTTAATCTAAACAAGGAAacgatttgtttatttcatggaGCTTTCTGCATGCAGAAAAAGAGAGAGTTCTGAAAATAAGGAGGAGAGTAGTGCGCGGGAGAGCCACAACGTCAAGCCAGTGTTGTGTTACTGTATACTATCAAATagttaataaaataattaatgtcATCATTATTAAATGGAATGTTATCTTTGCAATTGGTTACTTTTATGCAACGTTCAACTTACTTCAGTGTACCCGCATATgaagaacaatttattttctttttcagtcAAGGGTATATTGTTATGAAAGTTTTTTTCCCAGTGCAATTATGTACGTTTCGATCCAGATTTATAGACTGGCCCAGTCCTTCCGAGTCAGCACCCCCCTTATAGTTAAAGTGTGCCATCTACTCAGTGACCAAAGAAAAACAGCGTCGTAAATCAACACGTAAGTCCCCATtctacaaagcaaaacaaaaaaaaggtggTAACCCGAAAGTTACCTCCTTAGTGTCTTTGagacaataataaacaaatttaaatttttaaaacttttttagtGGAGACAAATTTGCCTGTGAGTAGGGAATCCTAAAGGGACAAAAAATGTCTCACTATAAGATTCTGCCTATGGCTTGGATTACTGCGCCGAAAACATAAGCTGTTCCGACAGTGGTTCGGGACAGCTAATAAGCGTGTAAAATGATTACAAGAAGGCTAACAGTTCTCATAATGCCCGAGGACAAAACTCAGGAAATGCTAAGGATGGGTCGTCACAACAAAGCTCAGGGGCAGTACCGTGCCTCCAGAGAAATATGTCCTCCTAATGATATTGCCACAGCTCCTGGCCTTGTGTAAAATAATTGAGCGGTAGATTGACAAATAATGAGAAAGAGTTCCTAATATTTAGGTTGTAGGAATTGTGTTATACACTGAAGGTGTAAACTGGAGACATGAACACGTTATTATCATTTTGCTGGTAATAATGTTTATAATACATGTGTTTGTGCAGTGCCAACTTTTATACCATTAAATCGCCACTCGTTTTATAACACACCAAGAACTCTGCAATTAATTTGTGACTGTGtaataagaaaaaacaattaatgttgCCATGCAGGGCAGTTTAATCTGCGGAAAATTTAAGTTTCTAATAGCTTTTGCCTATGAGTAACAGTGATAATACAGTATAATCCCTTCGAAAAATAGCAGATTTTAACGAAAAGAAAATCCATTGCACGGGAACCAAATGTTTGGTTTTGTCATGAGGGAAAACAGAAGTCAATAAAATATCACTCACGCATGATTATAGAAAACTTCACTGATGGCCACGGACGGAAACTCACTTTCAAATATTTATGCTATAACAGTTTCtgagaaattagtgaaataGCATTGACCTCGGGATTCAAACATtcattgtttgaaaacagtaataattatatttaaggTTTTTACCACTTAAATTGctattttgatgtattttctgTAATATTGTGTGTTTACTTTAAGGTTTATTTTTACTTCTTCTGATGTAAACTTCGACTTGAGTTTTAAAGGCTGGTCCGTAGGAGAGTGCATTGTAAATCCaacacttattattattattatttttttttttaaataaatacaaagtaaaaataaacaagGGTCAACGGGAAGTTGCCAGATACGCACAAAATATGatttatgtgttattttatatcCAGCATTTTCACGAAGTGACTATTTGCTATtacttacactgatgtgtaaaGCGGTCTGCACTGTCTCGTGTGTTCTATTTTTAAAGGTGCCTTAATTTATTGAACGCTTGGTTGAGTGGTTTTTATAAAGAAGACCAGGCTACATATTTTTTGTGCAGAATGTGTTAGGCTTTGGAGACGACAAGAGCGACTTCTCAGAGACTGTTCGAACGTCGCATCACATCTCCTGAGAAAATTATATTATGTGACATGGAGATTCCTCTGCACGCTGCTAGATTGGTGTTCCTTTTATGGATTGTGAGCAAGACGCAAGGTagaatttttgtattgtttgaattgtttcttgtcaaatttgggctcagtgtTAATTGATACGCATGGGTTGTATATATAAttctttaaaattaatattattccGATCGAAAGTAGCCTCTGTATCGTTTAATCTTATCGCCATTCTTTGGCCCGTTTCAGATGCTCTTCACATAAGCTACTTATTGAAATTGGAAGGTATATTGGGTTAGAGTCAAGCCAAAGAATTCGCCCGCATTGTCACCTTGATGTTGAAACAAAACTCCATGTTCTGCTAGATTGCCAATTATACAACGACCTTAGGAATATTATGTTGGATTATATCATTGATCATTATACAAAGGCTTTGAAACTCTTGGCAGGGAAGACAAGTTTATTTACTGttctaaaagaaaatcaaaatgtgtgattatttgtttttgttctaattTAAATTCCTTTCCGTACGTCTTATTTATTAACTGTATGTTTTCATAATATTGTTACCCTCCCCAGGGATATGGGGTGTGTTccagtttggaataaaacataatacaatacaatacaacacaatacaacacagcacaacacaacacaacacaacacaacacaacacaacacaacacaacacaacacaacacaatacaatacaatacaatacaatacataatTTTGATTTATAAGCATTGCTCATGTATTCACTTTTCCCGCTATAATATAAGCAACTAGAAGTATTAATTTAATCGACGACTATCGTTCAATGTTCgatttgtttgtaaacattttttttttaaatttactgaTCCACATACTGTTGTACCAGAGTAACCAATAGCTGCTTGGTTTTATTGCAGGTTTTCCGGCCATTTTAAACCCCATTGGCtgtgccatctttgatgaaacgtgtcCGCTTAAAAGTcgtgcgcagcgcgtacacgcgCGCCCTCTCCATTGTTTTAGATCAATATGGTGGTAAATTACGTCATATTATGCACAATCcatatttcaacaaaaatccattcattttaacaCCTGGCTCAGTTAATTTGGTGAATTAGGAGGGTCGCGATGATTATACGTTCAACTCTAACAGTGGTACCCCTCAGAGTAGGTTAGCACTACATGACAAAATCCCACCAAATAACACGCACGAAACCCGCTCGGCCATCACATGATGACAGTAtcatacaatttttgtttgaaggGATGGTATGTTGGATGGGACAAGAACCTGATTTAGACGTACCCCATAAACCCTACCGGTGGGTCATCCCGGTTGAGGACCCCTGCATGTGCACCCAGGTTCGACCGGGTGGTATTACCAACCGTACACCCAACCGCCACTTCAAAGTCATCTACTTTGATACCGTTCTGATCAGTAACTCGCCGGTAGAGATTCACAAGTGGCTGCAATGCCCAGGTAAACCCATGCATTTATAAAGTATTATTATGCCTATAGTCTGACAAATTGCTTATAAAACAAAGGCTACACAACGGTTGAAGATCATCAGTGGGCCCATCATACTCATTATCAGCCATTTTGTTAAGCCCCAGATATCATTTGCTGACAATCTACTCGTTTGTGCATACTTTAAATGTGGATGACTGGTTACGCTCAATTTGTTTGACATAACGATATTTGTCATGAAATTTCAGATAATCAGGATGCTCTCAGGGTGAATACACAATTAACATCACCATTAACAGAGACAGTAAGCACAATATCAGCTCCCGTGGAACCCACGGACGCGTCATCTGCAACCGGCGCCAAAACCACCGCGATTCCCTTCACGTGTGATGGTAAGAGTGACGGGAATTATGCAGATACCACTGACTGTGGCATGTACTACGTATGTAGTTTTTCAAACATGTTCCACAGGCCCTGTGCAAGTGGCACGTACTTCAGTCCCGAGCTtagagtttgtgtttttttattaggTGACGTTTGCAATTCTAAAACGTTATTTGACGagctaaaataaaatgttcattgTGGGAATAACACCCATCACCAATAATAAGTCCCTTTACGATGTTTCACGTTGACGCACTCAAGTTAAAATGTATGTTAACTATTGTAGTGCTATAGCATTGTAATAAACATACACGATGGTATAGTATAAAAACTGTTACCCatcaaaacagtatttataCAGAAGTATTGCATTAAAAGTGTTATACTTTGGACCTCTCCCCCAAAAGAGACACACAAACGAAACTCAATACAAAGGATTACACACACGAATCAAGGTCGTGAATGGGATTAAGAAAAATCTGATGTCAAGGATCGGAAAAACTATTTACTCTTTGGCTAACAAGGAGAGCCACTAATTAATTTCTTTGTGGCAACATTATTAGTCAGCACGCTCTTCAAGCTTTAACACTTAAAAACTCAGGGTTCAGAACTGACCCGGATCCGGGTTCCGTGGACCCAGATATTTTTCTAGGTAAGTTTGAaccggaatctgtgtcaaaatgacccagacgtgggtcaaactgacgcagaatccAAAGTCAACATCCCAATTGTGACACTTTGTGAAAGTCAGTCTGACCCAGAAAAGGGGTCAGGCCCCCATAGACTCGGAGTCCGGGTCAATCCTGTAGAGTTTAATGAACCACTAGAAAGGAACATTCCATTCACATGTACGTTATAATTGTCATTGGTCTCTGCGTATCTACATTTCATGCAGTGCAAGATATACTATTTAAGGTATATTTCCCACAGACGATTCGTATTAAAAAAAGTTTAGATTTGAACTTGCCATTTCATTTGGTCACTCTTTACTTACGCATGTACCATGTCGAAAAGTTAGTTTGCCCGGGCAAAGCACAGCATCctatgaaatatttatttgaatggtgcatttgtacaatttgtggctATTTCAAAGTTAATCATGTGTGCAATAATGAACACGAATAATTAAGCACGGTGATCATTGATGTTGTTTAGCTACAATTTGTATGCAGTACTTAGTGGGGGGAAAAAATGCAAGAAGTAGGTCATAATGGCAGTGGATTGCTACAGTGGGTTGCTATACTAGTCATTTGTTACA from Asterias rubens chromosome 7, eAstRub1.3, whole genome shotgun sequence includes:
- the LOC117292725 gene encoding uncharacterized protein LOC117292725, translating into MEIPLHAARLVFLLWIVSKTQGMVCWMGQEPDLDVPHKPYRWVIPVEDPCMCTQVRPGGITNRTPNRHFKVIYFDTVLISNSPVEIHKWLQCPDNQDALRVNTQLTSPLTETVSTISAPVEPTDASSATGAKTTAIPFTCDGKSDGNYADTTDCGMYYVCSFSNMFHRPCASGTYFSPELRVCVFLLGDVCNSKTLFDELK